The DNA region GTCCATGTGGTATGTGCATAAACTATTATTCAGGTTTAAAAAGGAGAGGAATATAACCCATGCTACAACACAAAGGAATCTAGTACACATTCTACTAAGCAAAATAAGCCTGACAGGAAGGGATAAATAATGTTTGATTCCACTGAAATGAGGCACCTGGAGTGCTCAGATTTAGAGAAAGTAGAACAACGATTGCCAGGAACTCAGAAAGGAGAAAGGCAGGATGGTTGTTGAATGGGTATAGATTTTGCAAGCGGAAAAAAGTTCTGGAGTTTGGTTGCAAAAAATGCAAATGTATTTAATTCtagtgaaagggacacttgaaagtgaaagtgaagtcactcagtcatgtccaactctttgtgaccccatggactgtatccttccaggctcctctgtccaggcaagagtactggagtgggttgccattttcttctccaagggattttcctgacccagagatcaaacctgggtctcccacattgtaggcagacattttaccgcctgagccaccagagaagttttaaaaatggtttaaatgatcagttttatgttttgagtaataacataaaattaaaaaaaaaaaaaaactctcagaacCACTCCCTGAGAGTAACCACAGAAGGGTCAAGGCTGATAGCTACATGGCAGgtgctccccacccacccagcgTCATCTCCACCGTAACAACGTAGTGGGTAACAGCTGTCTTCTGTGCTCAGGACTCTCGCTTTGGTCCTTAGAGATGTCTCAGCTCCAGTCCTGCATGACTTAACCTCAGCCTCCCTGACTGTTCCAGTGCTCCAGGCTCTGCTCCAAGGATCCAGTAAGTCTCAGGTCACCCTTTTCTGTAGGAGACTGGGTGCTGAGTTCACATCCTCCCAAAGAGACCTCTGCAACCCCAAGTGCAGGGGGCCAGCCTGGCTTATGACTGACAGTAGAGAgacccattttccagatgaaaacaGGAGATGGGAGTTGTCACATTTATGTAGGAATTGGTGATGCACGGGGTTGGATCAGACCATGGAGATtctaagactctttttttttttttttttgactggtgCTCAAATAGTATCAAAGATTCCCCTGGAACAGGGTTTATGGACCCTGACTTTAGTGGTTCTGATGTCAGGACCACTGATGTTCAGTCTCCTGTGTAGTGTTGACCTTCTGATTCTGCAGGTTCCTCCTTTGTGAATGCACCAGTGACTGTAAGGAtcttgagcatccatggattttggtatcctcAGAGGAGGGCTGTGTGGTGATTTATATTAAGTCACCATTGGTTTGCTAGCCCAGCAACTCTGTGAAGTTGGCTCAATTTCTTCTTATTggcagtaattttaaaatatggtggTAAATTACATATAGAttaaaatttgccatcttaacaATTTTTAACTATACAGTTCAGTGATATTAGGTATATTTATACTGTCATGCAACCAATCTCAATAActcttttcacaacttttttctcttcttttctaagaagaaaactaaaactgCATTTCTGTAAACAATAAAGAGTTTTACCCTTCATTCCAGCCCCTGgcaaaccaccattctactttgtcTCTAAGAAGCTGACTCCTCTCGGTACTTCATAGACATGGAATCATAGCATGTTTTTTTGTGACTGGATtatgtcacttagcataatgtcctcagtgTTCCTCCACATTATAGCATACCTCAGACTTTCCTGTCTCTTTTAgacaacagacttgtggacacagagagggaaggagaagatgggatgaactaagagagtagcattgaaacatatataccaacatgtgtaaaatagatcacCAGTAGGAATTTGCTATgtaatgcagggagctcaacccagtgctctgtgacaacatagatgTGTAGGATGGGgtagggggatgggagggagattcaagagggaggggacatatgcatacttatggctgattcatgctgatgtatggcagaaaccaacacaatagtgcaaagcaattatcttccaatttaaaaagaatttttttaattatatttgaaaaaaagaatttcctaTCTGTTTAAGTctagtaatattccactgtatgtacagaccacattgtgtttatccattcCTTCATGGATGGACCTCTGCATTGCTGCCAACtttcagctattgtgaataatgctgctaaagAACACAGGTGTACAAATATGTCTTTGAACcctattttcaattctttggggtataCACCCAAAGTGGAATCACTGGATAGTGTGgcaaatgtatttttcatttttgaggaaccaccatactgcaTCCATAGCTGCTgccccattttatattcctactcACAGTGCAGAAGGGTTCATCAGCAGCAtttgagcaaaaacaaaacagtccAGAGAAGTATATGACTTGTTCAAGAGTGCCGGGGTGTTTGCAGAACCGAGGTTCTATTCAGTTTCCTGGCTCTTTGAATGCTTGCCCTTAATCAAAATGTTAAACTTGGACTTTGGAACATCAGGGGTGGAAGCCCCCCTCACAATAGCTGGTGGCCACTGGGTCAGCCTAGTCTTACAGAGCAGTGTAGTGAGGAGACGTTTCATGTCCcaaaatgcaggaaacacagtcCTCTCATTTCTGATTCAGAACGAAGGTTAGTCCCCCGCTCCTTCCAAGCAGTTGGAGGCCGCTATAGTTTGATCTTTGACTGAGCTGGGCTAGAGTCTGTGCCTCCCCTCAAATGTCATCTCATTCTGCTGCAGAGCAGAGTTCCTATTCCATGTCACTCTGCAAACAATGAAACAGCATGTGTCCAGGTTTCAGGATCCTTGGTGAAAGAAAGTGCAGAGTCTGAGCACTCTGATCAGCAAGCCCCTATCAAAAAGTGGAGGGAATAATGATGATAATTTGCCCTGTTTTGtggggcaaaggagaaaaaagatgaaatgtaGTTTCAGCCAAATCAGACAAGCAGGACTGGttgatttcaattaaaaaatcagcATTCTTATGCCGAGGTCCAgtcccagcaggatccaggggtaccctcaggatgaacggcgtcagcgagtgacagagagaaagagagaaagagaccagaccggggtgtgcagcagagtctggtgtcactttattttttaccatagcttttataccctaagtagTACATTTCTAGGGGGAGGTGAAAGATAAGCATACAAAGTTTAGTTTAACATTACTTCAGttttgtccttcacgaaaccagggtgttttctgcatacttctttgttcatGAGAGTCTTCTTTCATAGTGGatctttgtacattatcttctggccttgggacCTATTAACATTTTCTGACCTAGGTGAAGGCCAAACTGTTTTCTGTAGTCTATTTCTTATTGTTCTATTTTGCCTTGagtttagcagaaaacagaaaagttgcagtctcatggtacagcaggttgaaacatagtagaaatacaatcctgttaatgcaaatgtcagtctttttgcaaaagttctcagctaaatttatctaaaaagtttaccacacaaagactctgtggctctggtgaggcagcctctgttttAGCACTCTtgattaaaattaacaattatcttattgtttccaCACTAGgactaaactcttatttttttaaatccttaactatattaacaatagtttttactgcacaacctcagcacattaacagcaatcaaacgttgatccaataaccacttttagaataatattttttgtgttctctaatagggctttctcatcccccccccccccccccccgccccgaagggctctgtgcttATCAGGGCATTTTGTGAtgaggttctttatgctgtttatgattaaggtgtgagcagtcatgtgcattagtacgcatcTGCCAAACAAGCCAgagtgccagcaaaagggtttttacttgaaacatttccttcattcctggccccttcatagggaaccagcatccaggagatttattaattagggttctaTGTTGGTCTTTATTTAGTGAAAGAGGAGCAAGAGAGCTCTCAGCAGGCAATGCAAAGATCCGCAACAGGACGAACAAGGACAACAGCAGAGGGGGAGgctacagggtggggtagaggccagggtcaacctggagggtcccttgtagCCTGAACAGCCTTGTgtttcaggtcttctcctcatgaccttgtcatgggtgggatctcccataatggctcccggcATTCTTATCTATCCAACTTATACCAATTAAGCACCTATGGTATGCCAGGCTCTGTGTTGGAAGCTTTTGCTTCTGTAGGGGCAGAGGACTTGGCTTTCTAGATTCTTCAGGTGAGCTAACAATTCAGTTGACATAAGACAGATGAACACAGTTAGTTTAATATGTACAGGAGCCCCATAAAAATTTTTGAGGCTCAAAGACTGTCAGACAATTGAGGCTTGTATGACCCCCTGAGTTAAGGAGAAAGAGGTGGGGATCTGGGCCTTCAAATGGGAGGAAGACCATGCACAGAAGGATGAGAAGAGCAAGTGCCTGGTGAACAAATGTTTGCCCACTCCAAGCAGGTAAgtctttctgaaattaaaaagttCTCTCTGGCAATAGCTCTCTTCCTGGCATAGGTCCCCTAACCTGCATTATTTTGAACAGTTAAGGCAGAGGTAAAGAGCTTCTCCTGAGTCTAATGTGTCTTAATTAACTTTAGCTCAAAACAATTTACCTGTCAAAGGGGCACATTTGGGGACAGATAATCCACTCCGTCTCACTTCTTTTCAAGCAAACTTTCCAGTAACTTTGAGATAAATTAGAAGTCTTCTCTAGGATTGTAGAAACCAAATCTCAGAGATGGAGAACTTGCCCCATGTGTCCCTTTACCACCTGCTCCCCATCACTTCCATACTCCATAGAATTGGAACCCTAGTGCCAAGGGCAGATGGACATTCTTAACAGCTTTATATCTTGTTTTCTCAGCAGACTATAGCCTCCTCAACTATGTCTAGGATGTTGCATCAGTTTGCTCGCCAATTTGGTCAGAAGCTCATCCGCAAGCGGCTGCTGGAACCCATAGATGAGTCTGAGAGACCTGTGGCTCATCTGAACATCCTAAACCTGGTGATCTTGGGTGTGGGCAGGATGCTGAGAGGTGCCATGTACCTTGTGGCTGGTGCAGTGGCCAAGTACATAGCTGGACCAGCAACCATCATCTCATTCTTGGTGGCTGCCctgttttctatgttttctgGGTTCTGCTATGCTGAATTTGGGGCCTGGGTACCACGCTCCGGTTCTGCATATCTCTACAGCTATGTCACGATGGGTCAACTCTATGCCTTCGTCATTGGCTGGAACCGCATACTTCCCTTAGGCATTGGTGAGATGATGGGGCAGCGAACGGTGTGGGGCTTAAGATTGGGAAACTATGTTGGAGGATTGGGTCCTCAGTCATTCATGAACACTTTATTCTTGGCCTCGTGGAGGGAAGTTGATAATAGTGTCAGAAAGACCCCACAACTGCATTCAACTCGTTTCTATCCTGTGTCCTCAAATGATGGACAATGAACCCAGAAGGAAAGGGAACTGTAGGGAGTGGGTGAGAAGGAGGCGTGTcccacaggctcatcccctcaCCATCGTGAAATCTTTGCTCAGTTGTTGCCCTCCTGGGATTTTCCTTTACTACTTGATTTCAAATTTCATGCCTATTCCCAGCCCTCCCAGTCCCACTGATGTGTTGTCTTGTATAACATTGATCTGCTCCTAACATATTAAAACACCTGACATTTTGGTGAATCATTTGGGTCTACTCTCCCCAACCCATGAAAAGAAACTCtttgatattttgtattttgtagcaggtatttttatatatagactTTTTGTATATACAGGGATTTAACTGTGTTTTTAGATCCTATGGCACATCAATTTTTGTTTGTCAATGAACgctcctccttctgcctctgcAGGCACTGCCAGCTTGGCCAGGGCCTCGAGTTACATCTTTGACAGCCTGATTGGGAATCACATCTCTCAGGCATTACAGGAAACTTTCTCTCTGCACCTGCCTTACTCACTGGCCACATATGCAGACTTTTTTGCCCTGGGCCTGGTACTGCTGATGACAGGTGAGACAGGGCTCAACAACAGGATGGGAAGAGCGGGGTGTGGAGTGGGAGCTGGTGTAGAAAGGCTGACATGGCAAAATGGTGGGGGATTAGAAATAGAAAGAAGGGCCTAGAGACAGAAGCTAAGACATAAACCATTGTGTTCCACCCTTGGCACTATTGACAATTTGGGCTTATCATTCTTTGGTGTGCAGGGGCTGTCATGTGaattttagctttttttaatcattattgaGTGTTGAGTATCATCCTTGGCCTTTGCTCACTAGACACCAGTGACATCTACTCACCCCCAACTGTGGCAATCAGGGTATCTCCAGACAGTGCCAATCCCTTGGGGGCTGGGGAATTTTGTCCCTTGGGGAACAAAATTACCCCCCAGCTGAGAATCATTTACTTAGACCAACAAATCTTCCTCTGTACTGAggccaaagatttttttttttacttgagaGGAAGCTcacattcactttttttcatgtagcataaaattaaccactttattatttttcccagcttcattgaggtataattgacatacaacattgtgTAAGATTAAGGTGTAAAACATCTTGATTTGTTAGACTTGTATTCTGAGAAGATTGCCAAAATAGTTAACCATCTCAAAGTGTACAATCATTTAGTACATCTGTAATATTGGGCAACCATCACTTCCATCTAGTTCCAAACACGTTCATCACCTCAAAAGGAAACCCTGTACCCACTGAGTAGTCACTGGTGTTTGTCCACCACCACCAACTGCCAGCCCTGAGCAACTATTTCTCTGCTtcctgttgttattcagtcactaagtcatagccaactctttgcaaccccatggattacagtatgccaagctcctctgtcctccactatcttctggagtttgctcaaatttatgtccattgagtcagtgatactatccaactctgtcaccctcttctgctcctgtcctcaatcttacccagcatcagaatcttttccagtgagtcggctctgcccatcaggtgatcaaagttttggagcttcagcatcagtccttccaatgaatattcagggatgatttcctttaggattgactggtttgatcccctttcTGCCCAATGGAATCTCAAGCGTCATCTCCAGcacaactcaaaagcattaattcttcagtgctcagccttccttatggtccaactctcacatccatacatgactactggaaaaactgtagctttgaatatatagacctttgtcagcaaagtgatgtctctgtttttttaatatgctatctagatttgtcatagctttcctgccaaggagcaagtgacttaatttcatggctgcaatcactgtctgcagtgattttggagcccaagaaaagaaaatctgtcactgcttccactttttcctcttctattcaccagaaagtgatgggaccagatgctatgatcttggttttttgaatgttgagttttaagtcagctttttcactctcctacttcactttcatcaagaggctctttagttcttcttcactttctgccattagggtggtatcaactgcatatttgagattgttggcatttctcctggcaatcttgattccagtttgtgcttcatccagcccagcatttcacatgatgtactctgcatataagttaaaaaagcagggtgacaatatacaaccttgacatactcctttcctaatttggaaccagtccatcgttccatgtccagatcaAACTggtgctccttgacctgcatacagatttctcaggagacaggtagagtggtctggtattcccatgtctttaagaattttccacagtttgttgtgatccacacagtcaaaggctttggcatagtcaataaagcagaatttggTGATTTGCCTGTATTCccctgctttctctatgatccaacgaatgttgacaatttgatctctggttcctttgcattttcttaacccagctgtatatctgaaagttcttggttcacatattgctgaagcctaacttgaaggattttgagcataacattGCTATcattgaaatgagtgcaattgtatggtagtttgaacattctttggcattgcccttctttgggactggaaaaactgatattttctagtactgtagccactgctgagtttcccagatttgctgacatattgaattcAGCACTTTCGCatcatcatctttaggatttgaaatagctcagctggaattccatcacctccactagctttgtttgtagtaattcttcctaagggccacttgacttcacactccaggctgtctggttctaggtgaatgaccacacccatcatggttatctaggccactaagaccttttttgtatagttctgggtattcttgccaccacttatgaatctcttttgcttctgttatgtccttaccatttctgtcctttatcatgcccatcctttcATGAAGTGTCCCCttaatatctccaattttcttgaagagatctctattctttcccattctattgttttcctctatttctttgcattgttctcttAAGATGGCTTCCTTGTCTCTCCCtgctattttctggaattctgcattcagttggttatatctttccctttctcctttgcttttcacttctcatcttccctcagctatttgtaaagactcctcaacaaaccatttcttaaatttatttatttattttaattggaggctaatcacaatattgtggtgggttttgccatacattgacatgaatcagccacgggtatacatgtgtcccctcatcctgacccccctcccacctccttccccatcccatccctcagggctgtcccagtgcaccgggtttgagtgccctgtttcatgcatcaagcACAATGGTCATctttttcacatatggtaatatacatgtttcagtgatattctctcaaatcatcccatcttctcccacagagtccaaaagtctgttctttacatctgtgtctcttttgctatctctcatatagggtcatcattaccatctttctaaattccatatgtatgtgttaatatactgtattggtgttttactttctgacttatttcaatctgtataataggttccactttcatccacctcattataactgacccaaatgttttctttttaatagctgggtaatattccattatgcatatgtaccacaatttccttatcctttcatctgctgatggacatctaggttgcttccatgtcctggctattgtaaacagtgctgcaatgaaagttggggtacatgtgtctctttcaattctggtttcctcagtgtgtatgcccagcagtgggattgctgggtcatatggcagtcctatttccaattttttgaggaatccccACACTGCTGTCCATAGCGACTGTAATAATTTgtattcccaacaacagtgtaagagggttcccttttctccacactctctccagcatttaatgtttgtagaatttttgatggcagccattctgaccagcgtgagatgacacctcattgtggttttgatttgcatttctctgataatgagtgatgttgagcatcttttcatgtgtttgttagcaatctgtatgtcagacaactattttgccttcttgcatttcttttccttggggatggttttggtcactgcctcctatacaatgttagaaacctctgtccatagttcttcaggcagtctgactaccagatctaatcccttaaatctatttgtcatctccactgtataatcataatgagttttatttaggtcatacctgaatggcctagtggttttccctactttcttcagtttaagcctgaattttgcaacaaggagctgatgatctgagccacagtcacctcctggtcttgtttttgctgactctgtagagcttctccatcttcagctaaaaagaatacaatcaatgtgattttagtattgaccttctggtgatgtaTATATGAGGGTttgtctcttgttttgttgggaAAGGGtgtttctatgaccagtgtgtcctGCTTTCTGTATCTATAAATATGTCAATAGTTTGAGTATTTCATGTTATATCTGTCCCACAGGACTACTTGTTCTGGGAGCTCCTGAGTCAATCCTGGTTACCAAAATATCCATAGGAAGCAACCTTTTGGTTCTCATTTTCATTATCATCACTGGCTTCATTAAGGGAGATCTGCATAACTGGAGGCTCACAGAACAGGACTACAAACTGAACACATCTGAATCCAGAGACATCTATGGCTTAGGAGGGTAATATTGGCCATAATATATGGGTGACGGGCATGCAGAACTGTTATGGTGTGGACTAAAGATATCTGGGCTGATGGATCCAAATGAAGAAAGTCCTGGAGCCCAGGACTTTCAGTATGAAGGGAGAAACTCAGTAGAGATGGCTGAACACACCTCACACAcgttctttctctttccttctctcaccGTAGCTTGGGCCTTCTGGGTTCTGGAGGGTTTGCACCTTTTGGCGTtgaagggattctccagggagcAGCTACATGTTTCTACTATTTTTTTGGTGTTGATGCTGTTGCCACTAAAGGTAACATGGTCACTGTGTGTCCCATCTGGGGTTTGGGAACAGACTGGCTGCTCCTGGCTTAGGGGAAACCTGCTTGTGGAGTGCAAAAAGGAAGGGGATTTTGTGATTTCACCCCAGTGTGTTTTCCTGACCCAacacttcttccttttctgcaGGGATAGAAGCTCTAAATCCTCATCGTTCCATCCCCTGGAGCATCGCGATCACGATCTTCATCTGCTTTTTGGCTTACTCTGGTGTCTCAGCGGCACTCACCCTCATGGTGCCCTACCACCTGATTCAGCCTCACGACCCTTTGCCGCAAGCCATTCTCCATAGTTGGTGGCTCCCCGCCAGATACTTCGTGGCTATTGGCACCCTCTGTGCTCTTATATGCAGGTCAGTGCCCTGGTTTTCTCCCTGTCTACTCTcacgtgcctggaaaatcccatggatggtggagcctggtaggctgcagtccatggggtcgctaagagtcagacatgactgagcaacttcactttcacctttcactttcggcaacccactccagtgttcttgcctggagaatcccagggacgggggagcctagtgggctgttgtctatggggtcacacagagtcagacacgactaaagcgacttagcagcagcagcagcactctcACATGATCAGATCTCCCAACCCTTAGGATGGGTAGAGAAGACAGAGACACCTTACCCCAAGCTGAAAAGAGAGCAGAAGCCCCGGTCTGCCTTGCTTCTCAACATCCTTacatgtttccattttctcttccagactCTATAATGCCATGTTCAGAATGCCTCCTTTGATCTACACGATGGCAGAGGATGGGCTCCTTTTCCGGGTACTTATCCGGATCCATGTCCGCACAGGCACCCATGTCATGGCCATCATGTCTGCTGGAAATCttacaggtaaaaaaaaaaaaaaaaaaaaattgaaatccacGCTTTAACTCATATATTTCCAGCTGTTTCTCACTCCCTTCCCCACCTTGTTTGTGCCCTCATTCTAGGGCTCATGGCATTGCTCTTCACGTTCACAAATCTTGTGGACCTTGTGTCAGTCGGGACCCTGCTTGTTTACTCCTTGGTGGCATTTTCTGTTCTTGTCCTCAGGTGAGACCCCACTACTCCTCGGTAGGGAGTCTTGGAGATTAGATGGGAGGTAACCATCTTCTGCCTTCATGCTATCTTCTAAAAGTCCTGCTCTGCTTAAGACAGGACAGATGTGGAATAGGCTGTGTGATGTTGGATGAGGAGGGGATGCTGTTAATATTGCCTTAAAACCTCTAATTCAGGTACCAGCCAGACCAGAATTTTAGCAAGGATGAGAACACAGGGGAGGATATTGGGGCTCCTGGCCTTGCTGAACATCCTTTGGACTCTGAACCTGAAGCAAGAAACTCAAACATTCTAAAGAGGCTGTGGTTCCCTCCCAGCACCACCCCCACTAGGAAATCTGGCCAGATTGTCTATGGATGTGCCTCACTACTCGGTGAGCAGTGGGATTTCTCTTTGTTCATCTTCTGAAATTGACAGTATGGTGTTGGAATGTGTATTTTGTCAATTGAG from Cervus elaphus chromosome 4, mCerEla1.1, whole genome shotgun sequence includes:
- the LOC122692870 gene encoding cationic amino acid transporter 3-like; translation: MLHQFARQFGQKLIRKRLLEPIDESERPVAHLNILNLVILGVGRMLRGAMYLVAGAVAKYIAGPATIISFLVAALFSMFSGFCYAEFGAWVPRSGSAYLYSYVTMGQLYAFVIGWNRILPLGIGTASLARASSYIFDSLIGNHISQALQETFSLHLPYSLATYADFFALGLVLLMTGLLVLGAPESILVTKISIGSNLLVLIFIIITGFIKGDLHNWRLTEQDYKLNTSESRDIYGLGGLGLLGSGGFAPFGVEGILQGAATCFYYFFGVDAVATKGIEALNPHRSIPWSIAITIFICFLAYSGVSAALTLMVPYHLIQPHDPLPQAILHSWWLPARYFVAIGTLCALICRLYNAMFRMPPLIYTMAEDGLLFRVLIRIHVRTGTHVMAIMSAGNLTGLMALLFTFTNLVDLVSVGTLLVYSLVAFSVLVLRYQPDQNFSKDENTGEDIGAPGLAEHPLDSEPEARNSNILKRLWFPPSTTPTRKSGQIVYGCASLLVLLMIILSLILVQWSSQAFSADSGYTPVAVLLLLLIIGVTVIIWRQPQNPIPLYFKVPALPVFPLVTIFVNIYLMMQITSGTWAIFGIWNVIGFLIYFGYGIRHSLEENNEQQTPASTFQTLDKNTPTAKSS